A genome region from Clostridium pasteurianum includes the following:
- a CDS encoding DUF1540 domain-containing protein, translating into MSTSTKLMCSAGTCVNNMNGLCTASTINVHGIKANAAVDTECETFAEKGVKNAISNLVNMNISGEIRQVFNKDSIVMSPRIKCEAVHCNYNDHKLCSARNVQIYGPGAATSEGTQCDTFSDKK; encoded by the coding sequence ATGTCAACATCGACAAAGTTAATGTGTAGTGCAGGGACATGTGTAAACAATATGAATGGGTTATGTACGGCTAGTACAATTAATGTACATGGAATAAAAGCAAATGCTGCTGTAGATACTGAATGTGAAACATTTGCAGAAAAAGGTGTAAAAAATGCGATATCAAATTTAGTTAATATGAATATTTCCGGGGAAATAAGGCAGGTATTCAATAAAGATTCAATAGTTATGAGTCCAAGAATAAAATGTGAAGCAGTTCATTGCAATTATAATGATCACAAATTATGTTCCGCAAGGAATGTTCAGATATATGGACCAGGAGCTGCGACAAGTGAAGGAACACAGTGCGATACATTTTCAGATAAGAAGTAA
- a CDS encoding dihydroorotase, giving the protein MILIKNGYLVDPLSKREGKFDILIENEKVIKIYENIKEEENVQVIDALNCIVAPGFIDIHSHFRDPGFTEKEDIITGSYAAAKGGYTTVICMANTKPVVDNVETLKYILDKAKSAEVEVLQVGSITKGMQGEELVDMTVLKDNGAVGFSDDGKPIMDAKIVLEAMKLAKKLNVPLSFHEEDPSLICQSGINMGKIAKKLNIKGALSEAESVLTARDSVLAVSTKAKVDIQHISSKDSIEIIRWAKKMGANIIAEATPQHFSITEDEILRSGTNAKVNPPLRTEEDRKAIINAMKDDTIEVIATDHAPHTKLEKQREFSKAPSGMIGLETALSLAVTNLIKKHELNYMEVISKLTVNPAKFYNIDRGYIKENHRADIVIFNPDEKYVVSEDGFASKASNSPFIGKELSGKIKVTICKGKVVYRDKK; this is encoded by the coding sequence ATGATACTTATAAAAAATGGATATTTAGTTGATCCCTTAAGTAAAAGAGAAGGTAAATTTGATATTTTAATAGAGAATGAAAAGGTAATTAAAATATATGAAAATATAAAAGAGGAAGAAAATGTGCAAGTAATTGATGCATTAAATTGCATAGTAGCACCTGGATTTATTGATATACATAGTCATTTTAGAGATCCTGGCTTTACAGAAAAGGAAGACATAATAACAGGATCTTACGCAGCAGCAAAAGGAGGATATACTACTGTAATATGTATGGCTAATACTAAACCAGTAGTTGATAATGTTGAAACTTTAAAGTATATATTAGATAAAGCTAAATCTGCTGAAGTAGAAGTACTTCAAGTTGGCTCAATAACAAAAGGAATGCAGGGCGAGGAACTAGTAGATATGACAGTATTAAAAGATAATGGAGCTGTTGGATTTTCTGATGATGGAAAACCTATAATGGATGCAAAAATTGTATTAGAAGCCATGAAGCTTGCGAAAAAGCTAAATGTTCCATTAAGTTTTCATGAAGAGGATCCTAGTCTAATATGTCAAAGTGGAATAAACATGGGTAAAATAGCTAAAAAGCTTAATATTAAGGGTGCTTTAAGTGAAGCGGAAAGTGTTTTAACAGCCAGAGATTCAGTTTTGGCTGTATCGACTAAAGCAAAAGTTGATATACAGCATATAAGTTCAAAAGATTCAATAGAAATTATAAGATGGGCGAAAAAAATGGGAGCTAACATAATAGCTGAAGCTACACCACAGCACTTTAGTATCACTGAAGACGAAATACTGAGAAGTGGGACTAATGCCAAGGTAAATCCTCCTCTTAGGACGGAAGAAGATAGGAAAGCAATAATAAATGCCATGAAAGATGATACTATAGAAGTAATAGCAACAGATCATGCGCCTCATACTAAACTTGAAAAGCAAAGAGAATTTTCAAAAGCACCAAGTGGTATGATAGGGCTTGAAACTGCACTTTCTTTGGCAGTAACCAATTTAATAAAGAAACATGAATTAAATTACATGGAAGTAATATCTAAGCTTACAGTAAATCCAGCTAAATTTTATAATATTGATAGAGGATATATAAAAGAAAATCATAGAGCAGATATTGTAATATTCAATCCAGATGAAAAGTATGTTGTAAGTGAAGATGGATTTGCGTCTAAAGCATCAAATTCTCCATTCATAGGCAAGGAACTGTCTGGAAAGATAAAAGTAACTATTTGTAAAGGCAAAGTAGTATATCGAGATAAAAAATGA
- the pyk gene encoding pyruvate kinase: MQKTKMIFTVGPASETEEIVTAFVKAGMNASRHNFSHGDHEEHGRRIALVKKVRAKLNKPVAICLDTKGPEIRTGDFNPSKLELKKGSKFTVSCGDDIVGDATKCSVSYKGLYKDVKPGNNILIDDGLVGLTVESIEGKDIHCKVDNTGLVGSHKGVNVPNVSIQLPAMTEKDKGDLIFGCEEEIDMVSASFIRKPEDVIAIRKVLKEHGGDNIQIFPKIENQEGVDNIDAIIEVSDGIMVARGDMGVEIPIQRVPLIQKMIIKKCNAAGKPVITATQMLDSMIRNPRPTRAEASDIANAIFDGTDAIMLSGESANGAYPIEAVTTMAKIAQETETQIDYTKFLEDRKANERKNTADAISLGACVAASDLDAAAIITATQTGNTAKTVSKYRPKTPVIAVTPSEKVARKLAMNWGVYPIISDKFGSTDELIQTSVAKALEAGYVKKGDLVVVAAGVPTNVSGTTNMIKVHVVE, from the coding sequence ATGCAAAAAACTAAAATGATTTTTACAGTAGGACCAGCAAGTGAGACAGAAGAAATTGTAACAGCTTTTGTAAAAGCAGGAATGAATGCTTCAAGACATAATTTTTCACACGGTGATCATGAAGAGCACGGTAGAAGAATAGCATTAGTAAAAAAGGTTAGAGCAAAGTTAAATAAACCTGTAGCTATTTGTCTTGATACTAAGGGACCAGAAATAAGAACTGGAGATTTCAATCCTTCAAAACTTGAGCTTAAAAAAGGTTCAAAATTCACAGTTTCTTGTGGCGATGATATAGTTGGAGATGCTACAAAATGTTCAGTTTCATATAAGGGATTATATAAAGATGTAAAACCTGGAAACAATATATTAATAGATGATGGTTTAGTTGGACTTACAGTAGAGTCAATAGAAGGTAAAGATATACACTGTAAAGTTGATAACACTGGTTTAGTAGGAAGTCACAAAGGAGTAAATGTTCCAAACGTATCTATACAACTTCCAGCAATGACAGAAAAAGATAAGGGCGATTTAATATTCGGATGTGAAGAAGAAATAGATATGGTAAGTGCATCATTCATAAGAAAACCAGAAGATGTAATTGCAATCAGAAAAGTATTAAAAGAGCATGGTGGAGATAACATACAGATATTCCCTAAAATAGAAAACCAAGAAGGCGTTGATAACATAGATGCAATCATCGAAGTTTCAGACGGAATAATGGTTGCTAGAGGAGATATGGGAGTTGAAATTCCTATACAAAGAGTTCCACTAATTCAAAAAATGATAATCAAAAAATGTAATGCAGCAGGAAAACCTGTCATAACAGCAACTCAAATGCTTGATTCAATGATAAGAAATCCAAGACCTACAAGAGCAGAAGCTTCAGATATAGCAAATGCAATATTTGATGGAACAGATGCTATAATGTTAAGTGGTGAAAGTGCTAATGGAGCTTATCCTATTGAAGCTGTAACTACAATGGCTAAAATAGCTCAGGAAACAGAAACACAAATCGATTATACAAAATTCTTAGAAGATAGAAAAGCAAATGAAAGAAAAAATACAGCAGATGCAATAAGCCTTGGAGCTTGCGTAGCAGCATCAGACTTAGATGCAGCAGCAATAATAACAGCAACTCAAACTGGAAATACAGCAAAAACAGTTTCAAAATACAGACCAAAGACTCCTGTAATTGCAGTTACTCCATCTGAAAAAGTAGCAAGAAAACTTGCAATGAACTGGGGAGTATATCCAATAATATCTGATAAATTCGGTTCAACAGATGAACTTATACAAACTTCAGTAGCTAAAGCTCTTGAAGCTGGATATGTTAAAAAGGGAGATCTTGTAGTAGTAGCTGCAGGTGTACCAACAAATGTATCTGGTACTACTAACATGATCAAAGTTCACGTAGTTGAATAA
- the pfkA gene encoding 6-phosphofructokinase, producing the protein MKTIAVLTSGGDAPGMNAAIRAVVRTAIDKGLKVKGIERGYSGLINGEIFDMNRHSVSDIIQRGGTMLRTARCKEFLKEEGRKKAANVLKVFGIDSLVVIGGNGSFMGAQKLSKLGVKTVGLPGTIDNDLSYTDYTIGFDTTLNTVLDAINKLRDTSTSHERVSIVEVMGRDCGDIALFSGIAGGAESVILPEKGYDFNELCKNILEGKLRGKMHNLIILAEGVGGAAELAKKVQEVTGIETRATILGHIQRGGSPSAFDRMLASRMGVKAVEVLLEGKTSRVIGIRNGKIIDQDIDEALAVPRKFDDKLYDIANMLSK; encoded by the coding sequence ATGAAAACAATAGCTGTTTTAACAAGTGGTGGAGATGCACCAGGAATGAATGCTGCAATAAGGGCAGTAGTAAGAACTGCCATAGACAAAGGCCTTAAAGTTAAAGGAATAGAACGAGGCTACAGCGGTCTTATAAATGGCGAAATATTTGATATGAATAGGCACAGTGTATCAGATATAATACAGCGTGGAGGCACTATGCTAAGAACAGCACGCTGCAAGGAGTTCTTAAAAGAAGAAGGCAGAAAAAAAGCTGCAAATGTACTTAAAGTTTTTGGTATTGATAGTCTTGTCGTAATAGGTGGAAATGGTTCTTTTATGGGAGCACAAAAGCTTTCAAAACTTGGTGTAAAAACAGTTGGTTTGCCAGGTACTATAGATAACGATCTTTCTTACACTGATTATACAATAGGATTTGATACTACACTGAATACAGTACTTGATGCAATAAATAAATTGAGAGACACATCTACTTCTCATGAGAGAGTAAGTATAGTAGAGGTTATGGGAAGAGATTGTGGTGATATAGCTCTTTTTTCTGGAATAGCAGGAGGAGCAGAAAGTGTCATATTACCTGAAAAGGGATATGATTTCAATGAATTATGTAAGAATATACTTGAAGGTAAACTAAGAGGAAAAATGCATAATCTCATAATTTTGGCAGAGGGAGTTGGAGGAGCAGCCGAGCTTGCCAAGAAAGTTCAGGAGGTTACTGGAATAGAGACTAGAGCTACAATACTTGGACACATTCAAAGAGGTGGAAGTCCATCAGCTTTTGATAGAATGCTTGCTTCTAGAATGGGAGTAAAAGCTGTAGAAGTTTTACTTGAAGGAAAAACTTCTAGAGTTATAGGTATAAGAAATGGAAAAATAATCGATCAAGATATCGATGAAGCACTAGCAGTTCCAAGAAAATTTGATGATAAATTATACGATATAGCTAACATGCTTTCAAAATAG
- a CDS encoding DNA polymerase III subunit alpha, with the protein MEAEFKNFVHLHVHTEYSLLDGSGKVEKLIQRAKELGMKSIAITDHGAMYGCVEFYKAAKEAGIKPIIGCEIYVAGKSMYIKEPNPDNKTYHLVLLVKNETGYENLMKIVSKASIDGFYYKPRVDHEYLKSHSEGLIASSACFGGEVQSYILKDNLEKSKQAALFYKDTFKDGFYLELQYHGLENDMKVNDTLVSMSKELDIPLIATNDVHYINKEDSRSHDILLCIQTGKTIEDENRMRYAPEQFYLKSQEDMYEQFSYAKDALLNTAKIADECNFDYKFHESKLPNFPLAEGTDHYEYLKNLCYSGLKKRYEDMTDTLKDRLEYELGIIKRMGYVDYFLIVWDFIKFAREHDVPTGPGRGSAAGSIVAYTLGITKIDPIKYNLIFERFLNPDRVSMPDIDSDFCYEKRQKVIDYVVRKYGKDCVSQIVTFGTMAARLCIRDVGRAMNYSYGEVDKIAKMIPNVLNITIDKALEMNPELKAEYDNDDRVKELIDISRKLEGLPRHTSTHAAGVVISSQPLVNYVPLLKNEDSIVAQFTMGILEELGLLKMDFLGLRTLTVISDTIKMVKQNRNVDIDIDNINFDDSSVYKMIGEGRTVGVFQLESSGMTSFMKELKPDNLEDIIAGISLYRPGPMNEIPRYIKNKNNPEDIKYVTPELRHILDVTYGCIIYQEQVMQIVRDLAGYSMGRSDLVRRAMSKKKHHVMEEERHNFIHGIVGEDGKVEVPGCVRNGISEKIANDIFDSMMDFASYAFNKSHAAAYAVVAYETAYLVHYYPGEYLAAMLNSVMGNNEKVAFYIRCAEELGIQVLPPDINESYSKFTVKKDTIRFGLAAIKNVGVNVIESIVKARDSKGNFASFTDFCNKIDTSEVNKRAVESIIKAGGFDTLGVYRSKLLAVFEKIMDGISGQRKKNIKGQMNLFTDFGQEEYKQVEIQYPDIKEFDKKYLLAMEKEMTGLYLSGNPLEDYEETLKNVTSVKISDIVVNESLEDNAGIDENSKIKDGTRVIIGGIVTSVTKKVTKNNTMMAFIKIEDMYAAIEVIIFPKVLERNASYIKEDEMVIIKGRVNKREDEQPKIICEEISPLVGNNEKIYILVEDEAEVKNSIKNMRKMLLLYRGDTPIYLCTKKERRKFLIDKFLWVQNEPDLIKFLKDKFGESNVKVL; encoded by the coding sequence ATGGAGGCTGAATTTAAAAATTTTGTTCATCTTCATGTCCATACCGAGTACAGTCTCCTTGATGGTTCTGGCAAAGTAGAGAAGTTAATTCAGCGTGCTAAGGAACTTGGTATGAAGAGTATAGCAATAACAGATCATGGTGCTATGTATGGGTGTGTTGAGTTTTATAAAGCAGCAAAAGAAGCAGGTATAAAGCCCATAATAGGCTGTGAAATATATGTAGCAGGCAAATCAATGTACATAAAAGAACCTAATCCGGACAATAAAACTTATCATTTAGTTTTACTTGTAAAAAATGAAACTGGATATGAAAATCTCATGAAAATTGTTTCAAAGGCCTCTATAGATGGTTTCTATTATAAGCCTAGAGTTGATCATGAGTATCTTAAAAGTCACAGCGAAGGATTAATAGCCTCAAGTGCATGTTTTGGAGGAGAGGTTCAGTCATATATTTTAAAAGACAATCTTGAAAAGTCAAAACAGGCAGCACTTTTTTATAAAGATACATTTAAAGACGGATTTTATCTAGAACTTCAGTATCATGGACTTGAAAATGATATGAAGGTTAATGATACTCTTGTAAGCATGTCTAAAGAACTTGACATACCTTTAATAGCGACAAATGATGTTCACTACATAAATAAAGAAGACTCAAGGTCTCATGATATACTTTTATGCATACAGACTGGTAAAACTATAGAAGACGAAAATAGGATGAGATATGCCCCAGAGCAATTTTATCTTAAAAGTCAGGAAGATATGTATGAACAGTTTTCTTATGCAAAAGATGCTCTGCTAAACACAGCTAAGATAGCTGATGAGTGTAATTTTGATTATAAGTTTCATGAATCTAAGCTGCCTAATTTTCCACTGGCTGAAGGAACAGATCATTATGAATATCTTAAAAATTTATGCTATTCAGGATTAAAGAAAAGGTATGAAGATATGACGGATACTCTAAAGGACAGGCTTGAATATGAGCTTGGCATAATAAAGAGGATGGGCTATGTAGATTACTTTTTAATAGTATGGGACTTTATTAAATTTGCAAGAGAACATGATGTTCCAACGGGACCTGGAAGAGGTTCAGCTGCTGGTTCAATTGTAGCGTATACCCTTGGAATAACTAAGATTGATCCTATAAAATATAATCTGATATTTGAAAGATTCTTGAATCCAGATAGAGTTTCTATGCCGGATATAGATAGTGATTTCTGCTATGAAAAGCGTCAAAAGGTAATTGATTATGTTGTAAGAAAGTATGGAAAAGACTGTGTATCACAAATTGTAACCTTTGGAACAATGGCAGCTAGACTATGTATACGTGATGTTGGAAGAGCTATGAATTATTCCTACGGTGAAGTGGATAAAATAGCTAAGATGATTCCAAATGTACTCAATATAACCATAGACAAAGCTCTTGAAATGAACCCTGAACTTAAGGCTGAATATGATAATGATGATAGAGTAAAAGAGTTAATAGATATCTCAAGAAAGCTTGAGGGACTACCTAGGCATACTTCTACACATGCTGCAGGAGTTGTTATATCTTCACAGCCTCTTGTAAATTATGTGCCTCTTCTGAAAAATGAAGATTCTATAGTAGCTCAGTTTACAATGGGAATACTTGAAGAGCTTGGATTACTTAAGATGGACTTCTTAGGGCTAAGAACGTTGACAGTTATAAGTGATACCATAAAAATGGTTAAGCAGAACAGAAATGTTGATATAGATATTGATAATATAAATTTTGATGATAGCAGTGTATATAAAATGATAGGGGAAGGCAGAACAGTAGGCGTATTTCAGCTTGAATCTTCAGGCATGACTAGTTTCATGAAGGAGCTCAAACCGGATAACCTAGAGGATATAATAGCTGGAATAAGTCTTTATAGACCAGGGCCTATGAATGAAATACCACGTTACATAAAGAATAAAAACAATCCAGAAGACATAAAGTATGTAACTCCAGAGCTTAGACATATTCTAGATGTAACTTACGGATGCATAATATACCAGGAACAAGTAATGCAGATAGTAAGAGATTTAGCAGGATATTCTATGGGTAGAAGTGATCTTGTAAGGCGTGCCATGTCTAAGAAAAAGCATCATGTTATGGAAGAAGAGAGACATAATTTTATCCATGGAATTGTAGGTGAGGATGGAAAAGTTGAAGTACCTGGCTGCGTAAGAAATGGAATTTCAGAAAAAATAGCTAATGATATATTTGATTCTATGATGGATTTTGCAAGTTACGCATTTAATAAATCTCATGCAGCTGCATATGCAGTAGTAGCTTATGAGACAGCATATCTTGTTCATTATTATCCTGGTGAATATTTAGCTGCTATGCTCAACAGTGTAATGGGCAACAATGAAAAAGTGGCTTTTTATATAAGATGTGCAGAGGAGCTTGGAATTCAAGTTCTTCCACCAGACATAAATGAAAGTTACTCCAAATTCACAGTAAAGAAAGATACAATAAGGTTTGGTCTTGCTGCTATTAAAAATGTAGGAGTAAATGTAATTGAAAGTATAGTTAAAGCAAGAGATAGCAAAGGCAATTTTGCTTCCTTTACCGATTTTTGCAATAAAATTGATACTTCTGAAGTAAACAAAAGAGCTGTTGAAAGTATAATAAAGGCAGGTGGATTTGATACTTTGGGAGTATATAGGTCAAAGCTTCTTGCTGTATTTGAAAAGATAATGGATGGGATTTCAGGACAGAGAAAAAAGAATATAAAAGGTCAGATGAATTTATTTACAGACTTTGGACAGGAAGAATACAAACAAGTTGAAATTCAATATCCAGATATAAAAGAGTTTGATAAAAAATATTTACTTGCAATGGAGAAGGAAATGACAGGATTATATCTTTCAGGTAATCCACTAGAAGATTATGAAGAGACTTTAAAAAATGTAACAAGCGTGAAAATATCTGATATAGTAGTAAATGAGTCTCTTGAAGATAATGCAGGAATAGATGAAAACTCTAAGATAAAGGACGGTACTCGTGTTATCATAGGAGGAATAGTAACGTCTGTAACTAAAAAAGTAACTAAAAACAATACTATGATGGCTTTTATTAAAATAGAAGATATGTATGCAGCCATTGAGGTTATAATATTTCCTAAAGTATTAGAACGAAATGCTTCTTACATAAAAGAAGATGAAATGGTGATAATAAAAGGGAGAGTAAACAAGAGAGAAGACGAACAACCTAAGATAATATGCGAGGAAATATCACCTCTTGTAGGTAATAATGAGAAAATATATATACTTGTTGAAGATGAAGCTGAAGTGAAAAATTCAATAAAAAATATGAGGAAAATGTTGCTTTTATATAGAGGAGATACTCCAATATATTTATGTACTAAAAAGGAAAGAAGAAAATTTCTTATTGATAAGTTTTTATGGGTTCAAAATGAACCAGATTTAATAAAATTTTTGAAGGATAAATTTGGCGAAAGTAACGTAAAAGTGTTATAA
- a CDS encoding Dabb family protein, with protein MLTHIVFFKLNNKGKLNEVRKVLESIEGNVDFAREVKVGCDVVHSKRAYDIALIIKFDSLKDMEAYQVHPYHVDVVMKNTKPFIEGSASVDFED; from the coding sequence ATGTTAACACATATTGTATTTTTTAAACTTAACAATAAGGGAAAATTAAATGAAGTCAGAAAGGTACTTGAATCAATTGAAGGAAATGTAGATTTTGCAAGAGAAGTTAAAGTTGGATGTGATGTGGTTCATTCAAAAAGAGCATATGATATAGCTTTAATAATAAAATTTGATTCTTTAAAGGATATGGAGGCTTATCAGGTACATCCATACCATGTTGATGTAGTTATGAAGAATACAAAACCTTTTATCGAAGGTTCTGCTTCGGTAGATTTTGAAGACTAA